In Helianthus annuus cultivar XRQ/B chromosome 3, HanXRQr2.0-SUNRISE, whole genome shotgun sequence, a single window of DNA contains:
- the LOC110930034 gene encoding pectin acetylesterase 8, which translates to MINLSAIFTICLILFLNIESSEEVGITIIESAVAKGAVCLDGSPPAYQLDKGFGDGVNNWLVHIQGGGWCHTIEDCVYRKTMDNGLGSSKLMPELYFSGILSNKADQNPNFYNWNRVYMRYCDGSSFTGDVDEVDTVNNLYFRGARVFDAIVEELMSIGMKDAQNALLSGCSAGGLASILNCDKFRGFFPSSTRVKCVPDAGYFAHVKDLSGEYRFEQYYDKVVTLHGSAKNLPSDCTSSMKPSLCFYPQYAMPYIKTPIFVVNSAYDTWQVFNILASYEADPNGEFTKCKNDLKECSATQRQRLQDFRSDFLGALSVVTNSSTKGMFVNTCYTHCETDQTIWFEKPTSKLEDKTMAEGVGDWFYDKNMFQGVDNQQVDPHYC; encoded by the exons atgattAACTTAAGTGCAATATTTACAATCTGTTTAATATTGTTTCTAAACATAGAAAGTTCAGAGGAAGTGGGGATAACCATTATTGAAAGTGCTGTTGCCAAAGGAGCAG TTTGTCTGGATGGAAGCCCACCAGCATATCAGCTAGATAAAGGATTTGGAGATGGTGTCAACAATTGGTTGGTTCATATACAGGGAGGAGGATGGTGTCATACGATTGAAGATTGTGTGTACCGGAAAACTATGGACAACGGATTGGGATCGTCGAAGTTGATGCCCGAGTTGTACTTCTCCGGGATCTTGAGCAATAAAGCAGATCAGAATCCTA ATTTCTATAACTGGAATAGGGTCTACATGAGATATTGTGACGGGTCATCATTCACGGGTGATGTGGACGAAGTTGATACC GTCAATAACCTATACTTTAGAGGTGCAAGGGTGTTTGATGCTATTGTTGAGGAGCTCATGAGCATTGGAATGAAGGATGCACAAAAT GCTCTTCTCTCTGGGTGTTCTGCGGGTGGATTGGCTTCAATATTGAATTGTGACAAGTTCCGCGGATTCTTCCCATCAAGTACTAGAGTAAAATGTGTCCCTGATGCCGGTTATTTTGCTCATGT GAAAGACCTCTCTGGAGAGTACCGTTTTGAACAATACTATGACAAAGTCGTGACATTACAT GGATCCGCAAAAAATCTACCTTCGGATTGTACTTCGAGTATGAAACCTAGTTTG TGTTTCTATCCTCAATACGCTATGCCGTATATTAAAACGCCTATTTTCGTAGTAAACTCCGCTTACGATACATGGCAG GTGTTCAACATTTTGGCATCATATGAAGCCGATCCCAATGGTGAGTTCACCAAGTGCAAAAATGATTTGAAAGAATGCTCGGCAACCCAACGCCAACGACTCCAAG ATTTCCGCTCAGACTTTTTAGGGGCGCTTTCAGTCGTGACGAATAGTTCAACCAAAGGAATGTTTGTTAACACTTGCTACACTCATTGTGAAACTGACCAAACCATATGGTTTGAAAAACCTACTTCAAAGTTGGAAGATAAG ACCATGGCAGAGGGAGTTGGTGATTGGTTTTATGACAAAAACATGTTCCAAGGGGTCGATAACCAGCAAGTGGATCCACACTATTGTTAA